One window from the genome of Labeo rohita strain BAU-BD-2019 chromosome 10, IGBB_LRoh.1.0, whole genome shotgun sequence encodes:
- the LOC127172176 gene encoding C-type lectin domain family 17, member A-like, with the protein MHEIELKYGKQINSNADRDARIERDPPPPYTGSDSVRIRKYRVAVVCLVLLCVLLLTAVIVLCVHIHTKNRNLYEGKDEWIYYQSSLYLISSERRSWDESRRHCKQNGADLVIINNIEEQNFVKKISHGADLWTGLTDRDVEGTWKWVDGSTPTSGFWAAVEPNGSEDEDCALSEKGGLADYPCHDAFNWICEKNI; encoded by the exons ATGCATGAGATTGAATTAAAATATGGAAAACAGATTAATTCTAATGCAGATCGTGATGCCAGGATCGAGAGAGATCCTCCACCTCCTTACACAG GAAGTGATTCAGTGAGGATCAGAAAGTACAGAGTAGCTGTAGTGTGTTTGGTGCTGCTGTGTGTTCTTCTGCTGACTGCAGTCATAGTGCTGTGTGTCCACATCCATACAAAAAACAGAAACTTGTATGAAGGCAAAG ATGAATGGATTTACTATCAAAGCagtctttacttaatttcctctGAGAGGAGGAGCTGGGATGAGAGCAGAAGACACTGTAAGCAGAATGGAGCAGATCTGGTCATCATAAACAACATAGAAGAACAA aattttgttaaaaaaatatctcaTGGTGCTGATCTCTGGACTGGTCTGACTGACAGAGATGTGGAGGGCACATGGAAATGGGTTGATGGCAGTACACCGACCTCTGG GTTCTGGGCAGCTGTAGAGCCAAATGGATCTGAAGACGAAGACTGTGCTCTGTCTGAAAAAGGAGGATTGGCCGATTATCCATGCCATGACGCTTTTAACTGGATCTgtgagaaaaacatttga